In the Malus domestica chromosome 16, GDT2T_hap1 genome, one interval contains:
- the LOC114821958 gene encoding uncharacterized protein isoform X1, producing the protein MDNRNIEPVTDLGLVLGHSNQCIQRKLNGDSGAGANAGSRIHMAFVAPDPLSELVWNTDKGVSNVTLSPPQSNKGGRSAADKPIDDEDFITAQTSFHLKSEFAGKDMTMSPTSHAGVMPLCGSSHDTGTVGNVEEEKAAVELSVLYNQEGTYSQANIEVTEIPQIPETRENFITTLTGNGDREGADILLVESDQKIPFVEQNEPLLRDPQMDLVLASEVNPVNESKASGVPVVNKKAQRNRPLDKLEATAENDLMTLKTRHAYGAASQILGPESVPGVKDRFDQGQERVPENESVLDKHYPNNSRIHMHQRKGKEKLLSDGDPNGRMPEDENDSHESVESCNSAGLFSSGKKRWRSEEEFIVGSKRFRKKIQEAPISTSYIRQDSSFMNWISSMVKGFSKSMQDEAPPLALTLAHPDHGDENPDNKRITCNTNQDDGVKSIGFQTIFQSLYCPTADCQEARMLSDNHKMGEISTELEPATSPKVYHGENVNLGQEFLLSVEKFNKSSSGNEVRSAGSQEKCHTGSEKKKNPCNFPFYKGKDRVIPNSSLGKRKERRIENFESSSQFKGKTTGEFGYRRDLLGSLWITRLTPKTSGPSLIADHYNKSADGVLESSNDLKNMGAREQFAEDLVIVIGNDLQNCAAENEGSSAFNRNKGQNDEAPMSEFSPIMPCSEVRSSEGMASVFARRLDALKNITLPGATGNAADEITMCLFCGIKGHHLQECSQIRETELQELLSKSKSYNVAENLPFFCIRCLQQSHWATACPNAQSMGQPQLECNVSFLDYYCSQSGTNLNSRNDGNTKLPTGTEIKFEASVAHTCFNEDHSRMETDIDMSWKDNAMGAPKKRAYRSNSVMKCSASSSVENKYKENQMMPLSKLVNTQISNVPKGIVESVKRLRLSRTDVLKWMDSRTSLSLLEGFFLRLRLRKWEGLGGTGYYVSCITGSQRESCPLNVKDSIAVVVGGIRCMVKSKYVSNNDFHEDELRAWWSATSKGSDKIPSEEDLREKRNKILGCFILGTKWYL; encoded by the exons ATGGACAACAG GAACATAGAGCCTGTGACTGATTTGGGACTAGTTCTGGGTCATTCAAATCAATGCATTCAGAGAAAGTTGAATGGTGATTCAGGTGCAGGTGCAAATGCAGGTTCAAGGATACACATGGCATTCGTGGCTCCCGATCCCCTTTCAGAATTAGTTTGGAATACAGATAAAG GTGTAAGCAATGTCACTCTTTCACCACCACAAAGCAATAAAGGTGGGAGGTCTGCTGCTGACAAGCCTATTGATGACGAGGACTTTATAACAGCACAGACATCATTTCATCTAAAGAGCGAATTTGCTGGTAAAGATATGACTATGTCTCCCACAAGCCATGCTGGTGTCATGCCATTATGCGGGTCAAGCCATGACACGG GAACTGTTGGTAACGTGGAGGAAGAGAAGGCGGCTGTGGAACTATCTGTTCTGTACAACCAGGAGGGGACTTATAGTCAAGCGAATATCGAAGTAACTGAAATACCTCAGATACCTGAAACCAGAGAAAATTTCATTACAACATTGACAG GTAACGGTGACAGAGAGGGGGCTGATATCTTATTAGTCGAATCAGATCAAAAGATACCTTTTGTGGAACAAAATGAACCATTATTGCGGGATCCCCAAATGGATCTTGTTTTGGCTTCCGAAGTTAACCCAGTGAACGAAAGTAAAGCTTCGGGTGTCCCTGTGGTGAATAAAAAGGCACAACGCAATAGGCCTTTGGATAAACTAGAGGCAACAGCTGAGAATGATTTAATGACTCTCAAAACCCGACATGCTTATGGTGCAGCGAGTCAGATTTTAGGTCCAGAATCTGTCCCAGGGGTTAAGGACAGGTTCGATCAGGGTCAGGAGAGGGTTCCTGAAAACGAATCTGTTCTGGACAAACACTATCCTAATAACAGCAGAATCCATATGCatcaaaggaaaggaaaagaaaaattgttATCTGATGGAGATCCTAATGGAAGAATGCCAGAAGATGAGAATGATAGCCATGAGAGTGTCGAGAGCTGTAATAGCGCAGGATTGTTTTCATCAGGCAAGAAGAGGTGGAGATCTGAAGAAGAGTTCATTGTTGGGAGTAAAAGATTCagaaagaaaattcaagaagctCCGATTTCCACATCCTATATTAGACAAGATAGCTCCTTCATGAATTGGATATCAAGCATGGTGAAGGGTTTTTCAAAATCAATGCAAGATGAGGCACCACCTCTTGCTCTTACCCTTGCACATCCTGATCATGGAGATGAGAATCCTGATAATAAACGTATCACATGTAATACAAACCAAGATGATGGAGTAAAAAGTATCGGTTTCCAGACGATTTTTCAGTCCTTGTATTGCCCAACTGCAGACTGCCAAGAAGCACGGATGTTGAGTGACAATCATAAAATGGGAGAAATATCAACGGAACTCGAGCCAGCTACTTCTCCAAAAGTCTATCATGGGGAGAACGTTAATTTAGGCCAGGAATTTCTACTGTCAGTTGAGAAGTTCAACAAATCTTCATCTGGAAATGAAGTTCGTTCAGCAGGTAGTCAGGAGAAATGCCATACTGGTTCCGAGAAGAAAAAGAATCCATGCAACTTTCCGTTTTATAAAGGGAAAGATAGAGTTATCCCTAATTCTTCTCTGGGTAAACGCAAGGAAAGGAGGATCGAGAATTTTGAATCTAGCTCACAATTCAAAGGGAAGACGACTGGGGAATTTGGTTATAGAAGGGACCTTCTTGGAAGCTTGTGGATAACTCGGTTGACTCCAAAAACATCTGGTCCATCTTTAATCGCAGATCATTACAACAAGAGTGCTGATGGAGTTCTTGAGAGCTCCAATGACCTCAAAAATATGGGAGCCAGGGAGCAGTTTGCTGAAGATTTAGTTATTGTCATTGGTAACGATCTGCAAAATTGTGCGGCTGAAAATGAGGGCTCATCTGCTTTCAATAGAAACAAGGGCCAGAATGATGAAGCGCCCATGTCCGAGTTCAGCCCTATCATGCCTTGCTCTGAAGTCAGAAGTTCGGAAGGAATGGCTTCTGTTTTTGCTAGGAGATTGGATGCTCTTAAGAACATCACCCTACCTGGTGCCACAGGTAATGCAGCCGATGAAATCAcgatgtgtttgttttgtggcaTAAAAGGTCACCATTTACAAGAGTGTTCACAGATAAGAGAGACAGAGCTTCAGGAATTATTAAGTAAGAGCAAGTCCTATAATGTAGCAGAAAATCTTCCTTTTTTCTGCATTAGATGTTTACAACAGAGTCATTGGGCCACTGCATGTCCTAATGCACAGTCAATGGGGCAACCGCAGTTGGAATGTAACGTTTCTTTTCTGGATTATTACTGCAGTCAGAGTGGAACGAATCTCAACTCAAGAAATGATGGAAATACGAAGCTCCCAACTGGTACGGAGATCAAGTTTGAAGCTTCTGTTGCTCATACATGTTTTAACGAGGACCATTCAAGAATGGAGACAGATATAGATATGAGCTGGAAGGATAATGCAATGGGAGCCCCTAAGAAAAGGGCATATCGCTCAAATTCAGTTATGAAATGCAGTGCTTCGAGTTCTGTGGAAAATAAGTATAAAGAAAATCAGATGATGCCCTTGTCAAAGTTAGTCAATACACAGatttcaaatgtaccaaaaggaaTTGTTGAGTCTGTAAAAAGGCTTCGCTTGTCTCGTACAGATGTCCTGAA GTGGATGGATTCTCGCACATCACTCTCACTACTCGAGGGGTTTTTCCTGCGCCTGCGGCTTAGGAAGTGGGAAGGACTTGGGGGAACTGGATACTATGTGTCTTGCATAACTG GCTCTCAGAGAGAGAGTTGTCCACTGAATGTGAAAGACTCTATAGCTGTTGTTGTTGGGGGGATTAGATGTATGGTTAAGAGCAAGTATGTATCCAACAACGATTTCCATGAG GACGAGCTGAGGGCGTGGTGGTCTGCTACCTCAAAGGGCAGTGACAAGATTCCGTCTGAAGAAGATTTGAGAGAAAAG AGGAATAAGATTCTGGGGTGTTTTATCCTGGGGACGAAGTGGTATTTGTGA
- the LOC114821958 gene encoding uncharacterized protein isoform X3 → MAFVAPDPLSELVWNTDKGVSNVTLSPPQSNKGGRSAADKPIDDEDFITAQTSFHLKSEFAGKDMTMSPTSHAGVMPLCGSSHDTGTVGNVEEEKAAVELSVLYNQEGTYSQANIEVTEIPQIPETRENFITTLTGNGDREGADILLVESDQKIPFVEQNEPLLRDPQMDLVLASEVNPVNESKASGVPVVNKKAQRNRPLDKLEATAENDLMTLKTRHAYGAASQILGPESVPGVKDRFDQGQERVPENESVLDKHYPNNSRIHMHQRKGKEKLLSDGDPNGRMPEDENDSHESVESCNSAGLFSSGKKRWRSEEEFIVGSKRFRKKIQEAPISTSYIRQDSSFMNWISSMVKGFSKSMQDEAPPLALTLAHPDHGDENPDNKRITCNTNQDDGVKSIGFQTIFQSLYCPTADCQEARMLSDNHKMGEISTELEPATSPKVYHGENVNLGQEFLLSVEKFNKSSSGNEVRSAGSQEKCHTGSEKKKNPCNFPFYKGKDRVIPNSSLGKRKERRIENFESSSQFKGKTTGEFGYRRDLLGSLWITRLTPKTSGPSLIADHYNKSADGVLESSNDLKNMGAREQFAEDLVIVIGNDLQNCAAENEGSSAFNRNKGQNDEAPMSEFSPIMPCSEVRSSEGMASVFARRLDALKNITLPGATGNAADEITMCLFCGIKGHHLQECSQIRETELQELLSKSKSYNVAENLPFFCIRCLQQSHWATACPNAQSMGQPQLECNVSFLDYYCSQSGTNLNSRNDGNTKLPTGTEIKFEASVAHTCFNEDHSRMETDIDMSWKDNAMGAPKKRAYRSNSVMKCSASSSVENKYKENQMMPLSKLVNTQISNVPKGIVESVKRLRLSRTDVLKWMDSRTSLSLLEGFFLRLRLRKWEGLGGTGYYVSCITGSQRESCPLNVKDSIAVVVGGIRCMVKSKYVSNNDFHEDELRAWWSATSKGSDKIPSEEDLREKRNKILGCFILGTKWYL, encoded by the exons ATGGCATTCGTGGCTCCCGATCCCCTTTCAGAATTAGTTTGGAATACAGATAAAG GTGTAAGCAATGTCACTCTTTCACCACCACAAAGCAATAAAGGTGGGAGGTCTGCTGCTGACAAGCCTATTGATGACGAGGACTTTATAACAGCACAGACATCATTTCATCTAAAGAGCGAATTTGCTGGTAAAGATATGACTATGTCTCCCACAAGCCATGCTGGTGTCATGCCATTATGCGGGTCAAGCCATGACACGG GAACTGTTGGTAACGTGGAGGAAGAGAAGGCGGCTGTGGAACTATCTGTTCTGTACAACCAGGAGGGGACTTATAGTCAAGCGAATATCGAAGTAACTGAAATACCTCAGATACCTGAAACCAGAGAAAATTTCATTACAACATTGACAG GTAACGGTGACAGAGAGGGGGCTGATATCTTATTAGTCGAATCAGATCAAAAGATACCTTTTGTGGAACAAAATGAACCATTATTGCGGGATCCCCAAATGGATCTTGTTTTGGCTTCCGAAGTTAACCCAGTGAACGAAAGTAAAGCTTCGGGTGTCCCTGTGGTGAATAAAAAGGCACAACGCAATAGGCCTTTGGATAAACTAGAGGCAACAGCTGAGAATGATTTAATGACTCTCAAAACCCGACATGCTTATGGTGCAGCGAGTCAGATTTTAGGTCCAGAATCTGTCCCAGGGGTTAAGGACAGGTTCGATCAGGGTCAGGAGAGGGTTCCTGAAAACGAATCTGTTCTGGACAAACACTATCCTAATAACAGCAGAATCCATATGCatcaaaggaaaggaaaagaaaaattgttATCTGATGGAGATCCTAATGGAAGAATGCCAGAAGATGAGAATGATAGCCATGAGAGTGTCGAGAGCTGTAATAGCGCAGGATTGTTTTCATCAGGCAAGAAGAGGTGGAGATCTGAAGAAGAGTTCATTGTTGGGAGTAAAAGATTCagaaagaaaattcaagaagctCCGATTTCCACATCCTATATTAGACAAGATAGCTCCTTCATGAATTGGATATCAAGCATGGTGAAGGGTTTTTCAAAATCAATGCAAGATGAGGCACCACCTCTTGCTCTTACCCTTGCACATCCTGATCATGGAGATGAGAATCCTGATAATAAACGTATCACATGTAATACAAACCAAGATGATGGAGTAAAAAGTATCGGTTTCCAGACGATTTTTCAGTCCTTGTATTGCCCAACTGCAGACTGCCAAGAAGCACGGATGTTGAGTGACAATCATAAAATGGGAGAAATATCAACGGAACTCGAGCCAGCTACTTCTCCAAAAGTCTATCATGGGGAGAACGTTAATTTAGGCCAGGAATTTCTACTGTCAGTTGAGAAGTTCAACAAATCTTCATCTGGAAATGAAGTTCGTTCAGCAGGTAGTCAGGAGAAATGCCATACTGGTTCCGAGAAGAAAAAGAATCCATGCAACTTTCCGTTTTATAAAGGGAAAGATAGAGTTATCCCTAATTCTTCTCTGGGTAAACGCAAGGAAAGGAGGATCGAGAATTTTGAATCTAGCTCACAATTCAAAGGGAAGACGACTGGGGAATTTGGTTATAGAAGGGACCTTCTTGGAAGCTTGTGGATAACTCGGTTGACTCCAAAAACATCTGGTCCATCTTTAATCGCAGATCATTACAACAAGAGTGCTGATGGAGTTCTTGAGAGCTCCAATGACCTCAAAAATATGGGAGCCAGGGAGCAGTTTGCTGAAGATTTAGTTATTGTCATTGGTAACGATCTGCAAAATTGTGCGGCTGAAAATGAGGGCTCATCTGCTTTCAATAGAAACAAGGGCCAGAATGATGAAGCGCCCATGTCCGAGTTCAGCCCTATCATGCCTTGCTCTGAAGTCAGAAGTTCGGAAGGAATGGCTTCTGTTTTTGCTAGGAGATTGGATGCTCTTAAGAACATCACCCTACCTGGTGCCACAGGTAATGCAGCCGATGAAATCAcgatgtgtttgttttgtggcaTAAAAGGTCACCATTTACAAGAGTGTTCACAGATAAGAGAGACAGAGCTTCAGGAATTATTAAGTAAGAGCAAGTCCTATAATGTAGCAGAAAATCTTCCTTTTTTCTGCATTAGATGTTTACAACAGAGTCATTGGGCCACTGCATGTCCTAATGCACAGTCAATGGGGCAACCGCAGTTGGAATGTAACGTTTCTTTTCTGGATTATTACTGCAGTCAGAGTGGAACGAATCTCAACTCAAGAAATGATGGAAATACGAAGCTCCCAACTGGTACGGAGATCAAGTTTGAAGCTTCTGTTGCTCATACATGTTTTAACGAGGACCATTCAAGAATGGAGACAGATATAGATATGAGCTGGAAGGATAATGCAATGGGAGCCCCTAAGAAAAGGGCATATCGCTCAAATTCAGTTATGAAATGCAGTGCTTCGAGTTCTGTGGAAAATAAGTATAAAGAAAATCAGATGATGCCCTTGTCAAAGTTAGTCAATACACAGatttcaaatgtaccaaaaggaaTTGTTGAGTCTGTAAAAAGGCTTCGCTTGTCTCGTACAGATGTCCTGAA GTGGATGGATTCTCGCACATCACTCTCACTACTCGAGGGGTTTTTCCTGCGCCTGCGGCTTAGGAAGTGGGAAGGACTTGGGGGAACTGGATACTATGTGTCTTGCATAACTG GCTCTCAGAGAGAGAGTTGTCCACTGAATGTGAAAGACTCTATAGCTGTTGTTGTTGGGGGGATTAGATGTATGGTTAAGAGCAAGTATGTATCCAACAACGATTTCCATGAG GACGAGCTGAGGGCGTGGTGGTCTGCTACCTCAAAGGGCAGTGACAAGATTCCGTCTGAAGAAGATTTGAGAGAAAAG AGGAATAAGATTCTGGGGTGTTTTATCCTGGGGACGAAGTGGTATTTGTGA
- the LOC114821958 gene encoding uncharacterized protein isoform X2: MDNRNIEPVTDLGLVLGHSNQCIQRKLNGDSGAGANAGSRIHMAFVAPDPLSELVWNTDKGVSNVTLSPPQSNKGGRSAADKPIDDEDFITAQTSFHLKSEFAGKDMTMSPTSHAGVMPLCGSSHDTGTVGNVEEEKAAVELSVLYNQEGTYSQANIEVTEIPQIPETRENFITTLTGNGDREGADILLVESDQKIPFVEQNEPLLRDPQMDLVLASEVNPVNESKASGVPVVNKKAQRNRPLDKLEATAENDLMTLKTRHAYGAASQILGPESVPGVKDRFDQGQERVPENESVLDKHYPNNSRIHMHQRKGKEKLLSDGDPNGRMPEDENDSHESVESCNSAGLFSSGKKRWRSEEEFIVGSKRFRKKIQEAPISTSYIRQDSSFMNWISSMVKGFSKSMQDEAPPLALTLAHPDHGDENPDNKRITCNTNQDDGVKSIGFQTIFQSLYCPTADCQEARMLSDNHKMGEISTELEPATSPKVYHGENVNLGQEFLLSVEKFNKSSSGNEVRSAGSQEKCHTGSEKKKNPCNFPFYKGKDRVIPNSSLGKRKERRIENFESSSQFKGKTTGEFGYRRDLLGSLWITRLTPKTSGPSLIADHYNKSADGVLESSNDLKNMGAREQFAEDLVIVIGNDLQNCAAENEGSSAFNRNKGQNDEAPMSEFSPIMPCSEVRSSEGMASVFARRLDALKNITLPGATGNAADEITMCLFCGIKGHHLQECSQIRETELQELLSKSKSYNVAENLPFFCIRCLQQSHWATACPNAQSMGQPQLECNVSFLDYYCSQSGTNLNSRNDGNTKLPTGTEIKFEASVAHTCFNEDHSRMETDIDMSWKDNAMGAPKKRAYRSNSVMKCSASSSVENKYKENQMMPLSKLVNTQISNVPKGIVESVKRLRLSRTDVLKWMDSRTSLSLLEGFFLRLRLRKWEGLGGTGYYVSCITGSQRESCPLNVKDSIAVVVGGIRCMVKSKYVSNNDFHEDELRAWWSATSKGSDKIPSEEDLREKE, encoded by the exons ATGGACAACAG GAACATAGAGCCTGTGACTGATTTGGGACTAGTTCTGGGTCATTCAAATCAATGCATTCAGAGAAAGTTGAATGGTGATTCAGGTGCAGGTGCAAATGCAGGTTCAAGGATACACATGGCATTCGTGGCTCCCGATCCCCTTTCAGAATTAGTTTGGAATACAGATAAAG GTGTAAGCAATGTCACTCTTTCACCACCACAAAGCAATAAAGGTGGGAGGTCTGCTGCTGACAAGCCTATTGATGACGAGGACTTTATAACAGCACAGACATCATTTCATCTAAAGAGCGAATTTGCTGGTAAAGATATGACTATGTCTCCCACAAGCCATGCTGGTGTCATGCCATTATGCGGGTCAAGCCATGACACGG GAACTGTTGGTAACGTGGAGGAAGAGAAGGCGGCTGTGGAACTATCTGTTCTGTACAACCAGGAGGGGACTTATAGTCAAGCGAATATCGAAGTAACTGAAATACCTCAGATACCTGAAACCAGAGAAAATTTCATTACAACATTGACAG GTAACGGTGACAGAGAGGGGGCTGATATCTTATTAGTCGAATCAGATCAAAAGATACCTTTTGTGGAACAAAATGAACCATTATTGCGGGATCCCCAAATGGATCTTGTTTTGGCTTCCGAAGTTAACCCAGTGAACGAAAGTAAAGCTTCGGGTGTCCCTGTGGTGAATAAAAAGGCACAACGCAATAGGCCTTTGGATAAACTAGAGGCAACAGCTGAGAATGATTTAATGACTCTCAAAACCCGACATGCTTATGGTGCAGCGAGTCAGATTTTAGGTCCAGAATCTGTCCCAGGGGTTAAGGACAGGTTCGATCAGGGTCAGGAGAGGGTTCCTGAAAACGAATCTGTTCTGGACAAACACTATCCTAATAACAGCAGAATCCATATGCatcaaaggaaaggaaaagaaaaattgttATCTGATGGAGATCCTAATGGAAGAATGCCAGAAGATGAGAATGATAGCCATGAGAGTGTCGAGAGCTGTAATAGCGCAGGATTGTTTTCATCAGGCAAGAAGAGGTGGAGATCTGAAGAAGAGTTCATTGTTGGGAGTAAAAGATTCagaaagaaaattcaagaagctCCGATTTCCACATCCTATATTAGACAAGATAGCTCCTTCATGAATTGGATATCAAGCATGGTGAAGGGTTTTTCAAAATCAATGCAAGATGAGGCACCACCTCTTGCTCTTACCCTTGCACATCCTGATCATGGAGATGAGAATCCTGATAATAAACGTATCACATGTAATACAAACCAAGATGATGGAGTAAAAAGTATCGGTTTCCAGACGATTTTTCAGTCCTTGTATTGCCCAACTGCAGACTGCCAAGAAGCACGGATGTTGAGTGACAATCATAAAATGGGAGAAATATCAACGGAACTCGAGCCAGCTACTTCTCCAAAAGTCTATCATGGGGAGAACGTTAATTTAGGCCAGGAATTTCTACTGTCAGTTGAGAAGTTCAACAAATCTTCATCTGGAAATGAAGTTCGTTCAGCAGGTAGTCAGGAGAAATGCCATACTGGTTCCGAGAAGAAAAAGAATCCATGCAACTTTCCGTTTTATAAAGGGAAAGATAGAGTTATCCCTAATTCTTCTCTGGGTAAACGCAAGGAAAGGAGGATCGAGAATTTTGAATCTAGCTCACAATTCAAAGGGAAGACGACTGGGGAATTTGGTTATAGAAGGGACCTTCTTGGAAGCTTGTGGATAACTCGGTTGACTCCAAAAACATCTGGTCCATCTTTAATCGCAGATCATTACAACAAGAGTGCTGATGGAGTTCTTGAGAGCTCCAATGACCTCAAAAATATGGGAGCCAGGGAGCAGTTTGCTGAAGATTTAGTTATTGTCATTGGTAACGATCTGCAAAATTGTGCGGCTGAAAATGAGGGCTCATCTGCTTTCAATAGAAACAAGGGCCAGAATGATGAAGCGCCCATGTCCGAGTTCAGCCCTATCATGCCTTGCTCTGAAGTCAGAAGTTCGGAAGGAATGGCTTCTGTTTTTGCTAGGAGATTGGATGCTCTTAAGAACATCACCCTACCTGGTGCCACAGGTAATGCAGCCGATGAAATCAcgatgtgtttgttttgtggcaTAAAAGGTCACCATTTACAAGAGTGTTCACAGATAAGAGAGACAGAGCTTCAGGAATTATTAAGTAAGAGCAAGTCCTATAATGTAGCAGAAAATCTTCCTTTTTTCTGCATTAGATGTTTACAACAGAGTCATTGGGCCACTGCATGTCCTAATGCACAGTCAATGGGGCAACCGCAGTTGGAATGTAACGTTTCTTTTCTGGATTATTACTGCAGTCAGAGTGGAACGAATCTCAACTCAAGAAATGATGGAAATACGAAGCTCCCAACTGGTACGGAGATCAAGTTTGAAGCTTCTGTTGCTCATACATGTTTTAACGAGGACCATTCAAGAATGGAGACAGATATAGATATGAGCTGGAAGGATAATGCAATGGGAGCCCCTAAGAAAAGGGCATATCGCTCAAATTCAGTTATGAAATGCAGTGCTTCGAGTTCTGTGGAAAATAAGTATAAAGAAAATCAGATGATGCCCTTGTCAAAGTTAGTCAATACACAGatttcaaatgtaccaaaaggaaTTGTTGAGTCTGTAAAAAGGCTTCGCTTGTCTCGTACAGATGTCCTGAA GTGGATGGATTCTCGCACATCACTCTCACTACTCGAGGGGTTTTTCCTGCGCCTGCGGCTTAGGAAGTGGGAAGGACTTGGGGGAACTGGATACTATGTGTCTTGCATAACTG GCTCTCAGAGAGAGAGTTGTCCACTGAATGTGAAAGACTCTATAGCTGTTGTTGTTGGGGGGATTAGATGTATGGTTAAGAGCAAGTATGTATCCAACAACGATTTCCATGAG GACGAGCTGAGGGCGTGGTGGTCTGCTACCTCAAAGGGCAGTGACAAGATTCCGTCTGAAGAAGATTTGAGAGAAAAG GAATAA